In Leptospira sp. WS58.C1, a single genomic region encodes these proteins:
- a CDS encoding HAMP domain-containing protein, translating into MKNAPTLDPKQDKDSLSPKQLLEVLTAFKRGDFSKRMPLDQVGVAGKISDLLNDIMDQNDRMVKEFERISNEVGQEGKISQRVSGISSAGSWGTCMNSINSLIGNLVQPNTEVMRVIGAVAGGDLSQNMSLEIDGRPLKGEFFRTAKIVNIMVDQLNSFASEVTRVAKEVGTEGKLGGQADVRGVAGTWKDLTDSVNSMASNLTGQVRDIAEVTKAVATGDLSKKITVDVKGEILELKNTINTMVDQLNSFASEVTRVAKEVGTEGKLGGQADVRGVAGTWKDLTDSVNSMASNLTGQVRNIAEVTTAVARGDLSKKITVDVKGEILELKDTINTMVDQLNSFASEVTRVAREVGTEGELGGQADVQGVAGTWKDLTDSVNSMASNLTGQVRNIAEVTTAVARGDLSKKITVDVKGEILELKDTINTMVDQLNSFASEVTRVAREVGTEGKLGGQADVQGVAGTWKDLTDSVNSMASNLTGQVRNIAEVTTAVATGDLSKKITVDVKGEILELKDTINTMVDQLNSFASEVTRVAREVGTEGKLGGQANVRGVAGTWKDLTDSVNSMASNLTGQVRNIAEVTTAVARGDLSKKITVDVKGEILELKVTINTMVDQLNSFASEVTRVAREVGTEGKLGGQADVQGVAGTWKDLTDSVNSMASNLTGQVRNIAEVTTAVATGDLSKKITVDVKGEILELKNTINTMVDQLNSFASEVTRVAREVGAEGKLGGQADVRGVAGTWKDLTDSVNFMAGNLTGQVRDIAEVTKAVATGDLSKKITVDVKGEILELKNTINTMVDQLNSFASEVTRVAKEVGTEGKLGGQADVRGVAGTWKDLTDSVNSMASNLTGQVRNIAEVTTAVARGDLSKKITVDVKGEILELKDTINTMVDQLNSFASEVTRVAKEVGTEGELGGQADVRGVAGTWKDLTDSVNSMASNLTGQVRNIAEVTTAVARGDLSKKITVDVKGEILELKNTINTMVDQLNSFASEVTRVAREVGTEGKLGGQANVQGVAGIWKDLTDSVNFMANNLTTQVRGIAKVVTSVANGDLKKKLYLEAKGEIAELSDTINDMIDTLGLFGDQVTTVAREVGIEGRLGGQASVPGAAGLWRNLTDNVNQLASNLTAQVRAIAEVATGVTKGDLSRTVTIQAAGEVAALSDNINEMIRNLRETTRINTEQDWLKTNLAKFTRLLQGQRNLVNVSKLILSELAPLVSAQHGAFFITENVEEGPVLKLLVSYAYQERKNVSNRFYPGEGLIGQCFLEKERILVTQVPSSYIKINSALGEAPPINIVVLPVLFEGEVKAVIELASFSSFTPIHLNFLDQLTESIGIVLNTIAAGMRTEELLIQSQTLTEELQGRQEELTSTNQRLEEQAKSLKASEDMLKDQREELQEKNEELEEKARLLAKKNSEVERKNREVEQARHSLEEKARQLALTSRYKSEFLANMSHELRTPLNNMLILSRLLYDNESKNLSEKQTEYAKTIHSSGNDLLQLINDILDLSKIESGKMSVDLDSVSIEELGGYLDRSFRETARNKDLKFQVEIDPDLPSRITTDLQRLQQVLQNLLSNAFKFTHKGGVKLRIESPLSGWSADHKILNQAGGVISFSVIDTGIGISPEKQGLIFEAFRQADGSTSRKYGGTGLGLSISKEITRILGGELKLESEPEVGSKFTLYLPLDYIQVEDNPIEPGSIKWSEDPENDSYVSDPYVRSKIKSTRRVLEDETQNESNEKVLIIEEDEAFAKSLLEVAKSNGFKGTVALDGKSGISVLQESSFNAVLLDVQLSDMDGNLILNWLKRNPKLRQIPVHVLSGENDWKRSLEIGAISHLRKPVGIESLNEAFEKIKTYLHKTDKTLYVCGIEREHSEFLKEKLTTKDLIMKNIESGQELLDILKKEIPDCILIGREFKDMSVPDLISKISLLDPERTLIIFYSDEKNGPESFRKLLSFNDSNILKFVNSYATSLDEIKIHFHEPESVSKSGDTYSLEGHKVLIVDDDVRNIFALTSMLELHKMKIHYAENAIDGIQILEKNPDIEIVLMDVMMPDMDGYEAMKVIRSKAEFVNLPILALTAKAMKGDREKCIEAGATEYITKPVSVDHLLSLLRVLLCR; encoded by the coding sequence ATGAAGAATGCCCCGACATTAGATCCAAAACAAGACAAAGACTCTTTAAGCCCAAAACAATTATTGGAAGTGCTGACTGCATTTAAGAGAGGAGACTTCTCAAAACGAATGCCTTTAGACCAAGTAGGGGTTGCAGGGAAAATTTCCGACTTATTGAACGATATCATGGACCAGAACGATAGAATGGTCAAAGAGTTCGAAAGGATCAGCAATGAAGTAGGACAAGAAGGTAAAATTTCACAAAGGGTTAGCGGCATTTCTTCCGCCGGTTCTTGGGGTACTTGTATGAATTCTATCAATTCTTTGATTGGAAATCTTGTACAGCCGAATACCGAAGTGATGAGGGTGATCGGTGCAGTGGCAGGCGGCGATCTTTCTCAGAACATGTCTCTGGAGATAGACGGAAGACCTCTCAAAGGTGAATTTTTTAGGACTGCCAAGATCGTTAACATCATGGTGGATCAGTTGAATTCATTCGCCTCCGAGGTAACCCGGGTTGCCAAAGAAGTAGGAACGGAAGGTAAACTGGGTGGGCAAGCCGATGTTCGCGGAGTTGCCGGAACTTGGAAAGATTTAACGGATAGTGTGAACTCCATGGCATCTAACTTAACCGGTCAGGTGCGTGATATTGCCGAAGTTACAAAGGCCGTTGCAACCGGTGACTTATCCAAGAAGATCACAGTGGATGTTAAGGGAGAGATCCTAGAGCTTAAGAATACGATCAACACAATGGTGGATCAGTTGAATTCATTCGCCTCCGAGGTGACCCGGGTCGCCAAAGAAGTAGGAACGGAAGGTAAACTGGGTGGACAAGCCGATGTTCGCGGAGTTGCCGGGACCTGGAAAGATTTAACGGATAGTGTGAATTCGATGGCATCGAACCTAACCGGTCAGGTTCGTAATATTGCCGAAGTTACTACAGCGGTAGCTCGAGGTGACTTATCCAAGAAGATCACTGTGGATGTTAAGGGAGAGATCCTCGAATTGAAGGACACCATCAACACGATGGTGGATCAGTTGAATTCATTCGCTTCCGAGGTAACCCGGGTGGCAAGAGAGGTAGGAACGGAAGGAGAGTTAGGTGGCCAGGCGGATGTGCAGGGAGTTGCCGGGACCTGGAAGGACTTAACGGATAGTGTGAACTCCATGGCATCGAACCTAACCGGTCAGGTTCGTAATATTGCCGAAGTTACTACAGCGGTAGCTCGAGGTGATTTATCCAAAAAGATCACTGTGGACGTTAAAGGAGAGATCCTCGAATTGAAGGACACCATCAACACGATGGTAGATCAGTTGAATTCATTCGCTTCCGAGGTAACCCGTGTGGCAAGAGAGGTGGGAACGGAAGGTAAACTGGGCGGACAGGCGGATGTGCAAGGAGTTGCCGGGACTTGGAAGGATTTAACGGATAGTGTGAACTCCATGGCATCGAACCTAACCGGTCAGGTTCGAAATATTGCCGAAGTTACTACAGCGGTGGCAACCGGTGACTTATCCAAGAAGATCACAGTGGATGTTAAGGGAGAGATCTTAGAACTTAAGGATACCATCAACACGATGGTAGACCAGTTGAATTCATTCGCTTCCGAGGTAACCCGGGTGGCAAGAGAGGTAGGAACGGAAGGTAAACTGGGCGGACAGGCGAATGTTCGTGGAGTTGCCGGGACTTGGAAGGATTTAACGGATAGTGTGAATTCAATGGCATCGAACCTAACAGGTCAGGTGCGAAATATTGCCGAAGTTACTACAGCGGTAGCTCGAGGGGACCTTTCCAAGAAGATCACTGTGGACGTTAAAGGAGAGATCCTCGAATTGAAAGTGACCATCAACACGATGGTAGACCAGTTGAACTCGTTTGCTTCCGAGGTAACCCGTGTGGCAAGAGAGGTGGGAACGGAAGGTAAACTGGGCGGTCAGGCGGATGTGCAGGGAGTTGCGGGAACCTGGAAGGATTTAACGGACAGTGTGAATTCGATGGCATCGAACCTAACCGGTCAGGTTCGTAATATTGCCGAAGTTACTACAGCGGTGGCAACCGGTGACTTATCCAAAAAGATCACAGTGGATGTTAAGGGAGAGATCCTAGAACTCAAGAACACGATCAACACGATGGTGGATCAGTTGAACTCGTTTGCCTCCGAGGTGACCCGTGTGGCCAGAGAGGTGGGGGCAGAAGGTAAACTGGGTGGACAAGCCGATGTTCGCGGAGTTGCCGGAACTTGGAAGGATTTAACGGATAGCGTGAATTTTATGGCCGGAAACTTGACCGGTCAGGTGCGTGATATTGCCGAAGTTACAAAGGCCGTTGCAACCGGTGACTTATCCAAGAAGATCACAGTGGATGTTAAGGGAGAGATCCTAGAACTTAAGAATACGATCAACACAATGGTGGACCAGTTGAATTCATTCGCCTCCGAGGTGACCCGGGTTGCTAAAGAAGTAGGAACGGAAGGTAAACTGGGTGGACAAGCCGATGTTCGCGGAGTTGCGGGAACCTGGAAGGATTTAACGGATAGTGTGAATTCGATGGCATCGAACCTAACCGGTCAGGTTCGTAATATTGCCGAAGTTACTACAGCGGTAGCTCGAGGTGACTTATCCAAGAAGATCACTGTGGACGTTAAAGGAGAGATCCTCGAATTGAAAGACACGATCAACACGATGGTGGATCAGTTGAATTCATTCGCTTCCGAGGTAACCCGAGTAGCAAAAGAGGTAGGAACGGAAGGAGAGTTAGGTGGCCAGGCGGATGTTCGCGGAGTTGCCGGGACTTGGAAGGATTTAACGGATAGTGTGAATTCGATGGCATCGAACCTAACCGGTCAGGTGCGAAATATTGCCGAAGTTACTACAGCGGTAGCTCGAGGTGACTTATCCAAGAAGATCACAGTGGATGTTAAAGGAGAGATCTTAGAACTTAAGAATACGATCAATACGATGGTGGATCAGTTGAATTCTTTCGCTTCCGAGGTAACCCGGGTGGCAAGAGAGGTGGGAACGGAAGGTAAACTGGGCGGACAGGCAAATGTGCAAGGGGTTGCCGGTATCTGGAAAGATTTAACGGATAGTGTGAATTTTATGGCGAATAACCTGACCACTCAGGTAAGGGGTATCGCCAAGGTGGTGACCTCCGTTGCAAACGGGGACTTAAAGAAAAAATTATATTTGGAAGCAAAAGGGGAGATCGCAGAACTCTCGGATACGATCAACGATATGATCGATACACTGGGACTATTCGGGGACCAGGTGACCACGGTTGCAAGAGAGGTAGGTATCGAAGGAAGATTAGGAGGTCAAGCGAGTGTGCCGGGGGCCGCAGGTCTTTGGAGAAACCTTACGGATAACGTGAACCAGCTTGCTTCCAACTTAACCGCTCAGGTGAGAGCGATTGCGGAAGTGGCAACAGGGGTGACCAAAGGAGATCTTTCTCGAACGGTTACCATCCAAGCGGCCGGAGAGGTAGCGGCCTTATCCGATAACATCAACGAAATGATCCGTAACCTAAGAGAAACCACTCGGATCAACACGGAACAAGACTGGTTAAAAACAAACCTTGCAAAATTCACCAGGTTATTACAAGGGCAAAGGAACTTAGTCAACGTTAGTAAACTCATTTTGTCCGAACTTGCACCTCTTGTCTCCGCACAACATGGAGCATTCTTCATAACGGAGAATGTGGAAGAAGGACCGGTTCTCAAACTACTTGTCAGTTATGCCTATCAAGAAAGGAAGAATGTATCCAATCGTTTTTATCCGGGAGAAGGTCTGATCGGCCAATGTTTTCTGGAAAAAGAAAGGATCCTTGTTACTCAAGTACCTTCCAGTTATATCAAGATCAATTCGGCTTTAGGAGAAGCCCCTCCAATCAATATAGTCGTCTTACCTGTGTTATTCGAAGGTGAAGTAAAAGCGGTGATAGAACTTGCCTCCTTCTCCAGTTTCACTCCGATCCATTTGAATTTTTTGGATCAGTTGACCGAAAGTATCGGGATCGTATTGAACACGATCGCCGCAGGTATGAGAACGGAAGAACTTCTGATCCAATCCCAAACTCTGACGGAAGAGTTGCAAGGAAGACAGGAAGAGTTGACGAGCACCAACCAACGATTGGAAGAACAGGCAAAATCGCTCAAAGCATCCGAAGATATGCTCAAGGACCAAAGGGAAGAGCTACAGGAAAAGAACGAAGAGTTGGAAGAAAAAGCGAGATTACTCGCTAAAAAGAACAGTGAGGTAGAAAGAAAAAACAGGGAAGTAGAACAAGCCAGACATTCCTTGGAAGAAAAAGCAAGACAACTTGCGCTTACTTCCAGATACAAATCCGAGTTCTTGGCGAACATGTCCCACGAACTTAGGACTCCTTTGAATAATATGCTGATCTTATCTCGCTTATTATATGACAATGAGAGTAAAAACCTGTCTGAAAAACAGACGGAATATGCAAAAACGATCCATAGCTCCGGAAACGATCTTTTACAGTTGATCAACGATATATTAGATCTTTCTAAAATTGAATCCGGTAAGATGAGTGTGGATCTGGATTCCGTTTCAATCGAGGAACTGGGAGGATATTTGGATCGTTCTTTTAGGGAAACTGCAAGGAATAAGGACCTGAAGTTCCAAGTGGAAATAGATCCGGATCTTCCTTCTAGGATCACTACCGATTTGCAAAGATTACAGCAGGTCCTACAGAACCTTCTCTCGAATGCATTCAAATTTACTCATAAAGGTGGTGTGAAACTGAGGATAGAATCTCCTCTTTCCGGTTGGAGCGCGGATCATAAAATCCTAAACCAAGCCGGCGGTGTGATCTCATTTTCAGTGATAGATACGGGTATAGGTATCTCACCGGAAAAACAAGGCTTGATCTTCGAAGCATTCCGACAGGCGGACGGTAGTACGAGCCGAAAATACGGAGGAACGGGACTCGGGCTTTCCATAAGTAAAGAGATTACTCGTATTCTAGGCGGAGAATTGAAACTGGAAAGTGAACCGGAAGTGGGAAGTAAGTTTACCTTATATCTTCCTTTGGATTATATTCAAGTGGAAGATAATCCTATCGAGCCAGGCTCCATTAAATGGTCCGAAGATCCTGAGAATGATTCTTACGTCTCCGATCCTTACGTAAGAAGTAAGATCAAATCAACTAGGAGAGTTTTAGAGGATGAAACCCAGAACGAATCGAATGAAAAAGTTTTGATCATAGAAGAGGATGAGGCATTCGCGAAATCCCTCTTGGAGGTTGCTAAGAGTAACGGGTTCAAGGGGACCGTCGCGCTGGATGGAAAAAGCGGCATCTCGGTGTTACAAGAATCTTCATTTAATGCCGTCTTGTTGGATGTCCAACTTTCGGACATGGATGGAAATTTGATCCTGAATTGGCTAAAACGAAATCCTAAACTCAGACAGATCCCGGTCCATGTCCTCTCGGGAGAAAATGATTGGAAAAGAAGTTTGGAGATAGGCGCGATTTCTCATCTGAGAAAGCCGGTTGGGATCGAGTCGTTGAATGAAGCATTCGAGAAGATCAAAACATATCTGCATAAGACAGATAAAACACTTTATGTTTGTGGAATAGAGAGGGAACATTCGGAATTTCTAAAGGAAAAACTGACCACCAAGGACTTAATTATGAAGAATATAGAGTCGGGGCAGGAGCTTTTGGATATTCTGAAAAAAGAAATCCCGGACTGTATTTTAATAGGGAGAGAATTTAAGGATATGTCCGTTCCGGATCTGATTTCGAAGATCAGCTTATTGGACCCTGAAAGGACGTTGATTATATTCTATTCGGATGAGAAGAATGGACCGGAAAGTTTTCGGAAACTTCTATCCTTTAACGATTCGAATATCCTAAAATTCGTAAATTCTTATGCAACATCGCTGGACGAGATCAAGATCCATTTTCATGAACCTGAATCCGTTTCTAAATCGGGAGATACATATTCTCTGGAAGGGCATAAAGTATTGATCGTGGATGACGATGTACGGAATATATTCGCTCTAACCAGTATGTTAGAATTACATAAAATGAAAATACATTATGCTGAAAACGCAATAGATGGAATTCAAATATTGGAAAAAAATCCGGACATAGAGATCGTTCTAATGGATGTGATGATGCCGGATATGGACGGATACGAGGCCATGAAGGTCATTCGTTCCAAAGCGGAATTTGTGAATCTTCCTATTTTGGCGCTTACGGCAAAAGCGATGAAAGGAGATCGGGAAAAATGTATAGAAGCAGGGGCGACCGAATATATCACTAAGCCGGTAAGTGTGGACCATTTGCTTTCTTTACTTCGCGTATTGTTGTGCAGGTAA
- a CDS encoding response regulator: protein MISTLIADDHLLIREGLRKILSEEEDIEIVYEAENGQQVLDYLAGRPVQVLILDINMPMMSGLDILKYVHKLSPDTRVLILSMYPEDRFAVRALKAGASGYITKASAGDELISAVRKVIEGARYISPEATEMLVRELSKPTDRLPHETLSEREFQILMLLVKGKNVRSISGDLGLSVNTVNTYRARIFEKMSLKSTQELVRYAYDHKLLE, encoded by the coding sequence ATGATTTCCACATTGATCGCTGATGATCATTTATTGATCCGAGAAGGTTTAAGAAAGATCCTTTCCGAAGAGGAAGATATAGAGATCGTATACGAGGCGGAAAATGGACAGCAGGTTTTGGATTACCTTGCAGGCAGGCCCGTGCAAGTGTTGATCTTGGATATAAATATGCCTATGATGAGCGGTCTGGATATATTAAAATATGTTCATAAACTTTCTCCTGATACTAGGGTATTGATCTTAAGCATGTATCCGGAAGATAGGTTTGCGGTTCGGGCTTTAAAAGCGGGCGCATCCGGTTATATCACTAAAGCCAGTGCGGGAGATGAACTTATCTCAGCAGTGCGTAAGGTCATTGAAGGAGCCAGATATATCAGTCCTGAGGCGACTGAGATGCTGGTGAGAGAACTTTCTAAACCGACGGACCGACTTCCTCATGAAACTCTTTCCGAAAGAGAGTTTCAGATCCTTATGCTTTTGGTAAAAGGTAAGAACGTTCGATCTATTTCCGGAGATTTGGGTTTAAGTGTAAATACGGTAAACACATATAGAGCCAGGATTTTTGAAAAGATGAGTTTGAAATCCACACAAGAGTTGGTTCGTTACGCCTACGATCATAAACTTTTGGAATAA
- a CDS encoding GAF domain-containing sensor histidine kinase, with product MQGFSNIDQEPSYGSFSEPLSYESEGFSKEAPHDRSDSEDQNTKEELLKKISVLNLLQQVATAANEANDVESVLQFSVDRICLIAKWKLGLVFLTSEDSERPEYSSISFSREETFLKEFRNLIRTRSRKEGSILSERVRRSRKPILLENFPSYLKGELKELSIRAGIEAAIGIPILVKENLVGVLEFYSGNKSADPSFFEAVSHISSQIGRVFERRDSENYLKTSGEQLRALSARLQEVREEERLLVAREIHDELGQLLTVLKIDLTLLKNNFQKSNGSDSKLVSELLSMIKVADSGIESVQRIATELRPLILEDLGLLEGIEWYAKDFEKRTGIRCEIMIPAGILSLGKEASIALFRIFQEALTNTARHSEASFIQVSCLEEGAFLILKIRDNGIGIDPKKMNQSKSLGLIGMRERAVVLGGEVSVSGEAEKGTSVIVKIPISNRNTEEFR from the coding sequence GTGCAAGGCTTTTCGAATATCGACCAAGAGCCGAGTTATGGCTCCTTCTCCGAACCTCTCTCCTACGAATCCGAAGGATTTTCCAAGGAAGCTCCTCATGATAGGTCCGATTCGGAAGATCAAAATACAAAAGAGGAACTCTTAAAAAAGATCTCCGTACTGAATCTTTTACAACAAGTGGCCACTGCAGCGAACGAAGCAAATGATGTGGAATCGGTACTTCAGTTTTCCGTGGACAGGATCTGCCTCATCGCAAAATGGAAATTAGGTCTCGTATTTTTAACGTCGGAAGATTCGGAAAGACCGGAATATTCTTCCATCTCCTTCTCTCGAGAAGAGACTTTCTTAAAAGAGTTTAGAAATTTAATAAGGACTAGATCCAGAAAAGAAGGATCCATTCTTTCCGAAAGAGTCAGAAGATCTAGAAAACCGATCCTGCTCGAAAATTTTCCTTCTTATCTAAAAGGAGAATTAAAAGAGCTATCAATTAGGGCGGGAATTGAAGCGGCGATCGGGATTCCTATTTTAGTTAAAGAGAACTTGGTCGGAGTTTTGGAATTTTATTCAGGCAATAAATCCGCCGATCCTTCTTTTTTTGAAGCTGTTTCCCATATCAGTTCTCAGATTGGGAGGGTATTCGAGAGAAGGGACTCGGAAAATTATCTAAAAACTTCGGGAGAACAATTAAGAGCTTTGTCGGCTAGGCTGCAAGAAGTAAGGGAAGAAGAAAGACTCCTGGTCGCAAGAGAGATACATGACGAGTTAGGCCAATTATTGACCGTTCTTAAAATAGATCTTACATTATTAAAAAATAATTTTCAAAAATCGAACGGTTCCGATTCCAAATTAGTATCCGAACTTCTATCCATGATCAAGGTGGCGGACTCGGGTATAGAGTCCGTACAAAGGATCGCCACGGAACTCAGACCTTTAATTTTAGAGGATTTAGGATTATTGGAAGGGATAGAATGGTATGCAAAGGACTTTGAAAAAAGGACGGGGATTCGCTGCGAAATTATGATCCCTGCGGGAATTCTATCCTTAGGAAAGGAAGCATCCATTGCGTTATTCCGTATTTTCCAGGAAGCATTGACTAACACAGCCAGGCATTCCGAGGCGAGTTTCATTCAAGTTTCCTGCTTGGAAGAAGGCGCTTTTCTCATTCTAAAGATCCGAGATAACGGGATCGGCATCGATCCTAAAAAGATGAACCAGTCCAAATCATTAGGATTGATCGGCATGAGAGAAAGAGCGGTTGTTTTAGGTGGGGAAGTTTCCGTTTCGGGAGAAGCGGAGAAAGGCACAAGTGTGATCGTAAAAATTCCAATCTCAAATCGAAATACGGAGGAGTTCCGATGA